A region of the Cannabis sativa cultivar Pink pepper isolate KNU-18-1 chromosome 3, ASM2916894v1, whole genome shotgun sequence genome:
tgtttttagcttgtatgtaagttttaaaaacctattattacttgattgcaaatagccatggttactttttgccagatctaatgatctgatggctcccttggtcaagtaaataatttgtaacagtaaattttacaatcttctttcatccgtgtatgacctagcaacatgataggatccatccaaagtgtgccacgtgtgagcctatatgtttattttattatatagatgcatataggttgttgctaaataaaatgtcacaccatgatagattttatttaggtccatttagttattggacctattcaattaataacagttattcattttaaggttaaattcctctcttttgggccttgtgtgagagttgggtgccatagaagtgggtacgacatactgaacccagcaccccctcacatgaactaccccaattgtgaaggcccatttgctcgatttgaataatcgtactaggttaattataatagtttgacctaataaaattgaattagcaacataattaacttttaaaatatatgaaaatttattttcattttaatattttaaagttaattttaagaaaaacacttttagtttagatattatttctagataaactatttgtatttttcttgtatttaattaaatatagaattttaactaactaagattctttctggagcttatttaattaaatattcctatttaagttataaattagttgtatcaactgatttttcttaactaacttaaatttgaatatttgatttaaattttaaatcaagttgaggaatcttaggcattagttattaaagattcttaagatattttttaagttaatatcttttcaaatattaacttgaaatggaatatcttagatattttttttgttaatatcttttcaaatattaactttaaaagatatcttcaaattaagtggttacaacttaatttgtgatatttaattaaatcaagatttgaaattatttaagttttagattttttctatataacttaaattagatatttttcaaattttgaaaagatacttagtcaaataagatattttctagatagtaatttctagactacttattatttctaatacttatataggaaaatattatacttttgtgaaattaattatttaaataattaattttggtacaattttattaagtatatttttcctagtattaaatagaaattaataattaaggcttctctacacttaattatttatttcttgaatttaatacaattaattaagttgaaaaatctaaatatctaagttgattttcatcatgatacttaaatatttattgttttttcatgacacttaattaaatcgaaaattatttttaggttgaaatttaatttttcaacttaaatttaaataattttcaaaatatatatttttctttattttattaatcaatttcgaaattgcattttaattatgcaatattttcgattttttttttttttgaaaaatagattgagttgtaaattaattatttattttaattaattcttggaccaactcaagtcaatgattttttcatttaatagattaatttaaaataagtgaatttaaaatatatatatattagaaattgaattaactagtcaaaagaatatctagataggtgatatttttgcttgaagtattgcttttctatttttattattttcgaaaattgtataattttttttttatacttaattttcgaacccaataaatatattctcaaaggaaatttttaagttgttaattattcatttaattcatcttaaattaatttccttaatatttatatttaagattattactaagatggaaataattaattttatttcaatcaccatctagtataattttataaatattatattaaattcttatttttgaattttaattcttaaatagaatttaatgagatttatttattagaataataagaaaatacattttaaacaatgagctttattattattaagatattcgatctccattgtgggttttacaccgcgtttgttttagtgagtaatcctccctaatggaggaacgttcattagcaatttcgcaccgtttaatctcgcatgataagtggtttgtaagtgttttatatggtatagatcaccctaatggtggcgaccatatttgacttgcaaattgcgaaacaatggtagaagctcatgagatagaatagccttgactctcgcctaaacgggacaacgctggattctgatcttgatcgaataaaaggttgctagaatgtttaacattttagatgagctgacaactctattcaatggatggtagctttgactctcgcctaaacgggacactgatatcagtttgttgaaaaccttggaaattatttaggattgaattttaagtattttctcatatcattcctacttgctatgtgcttataatttctgaattgattttgtgtgttaaaccattattaatttctatttgttgatttctattattttgtagtatcctgttttgtcaaaatgaatcccatgttatcactgttgactgaaaataagctgaatggatctaactttaataaatggaatgagaacattaatattgctctcataggagaaagtgccttgtttgttttaactgagccgtcacctgaagtgcacagggataatgcatccaaagccgtgaaagaaaagtatgagcgttggcagacggcaaatgacaaagctctatactttatgctttctagcatggttgacaccctcaaaactcggttttctaaaactgagaaggccgccgaagttatgacgaagttaaatgagctattcggtaaggcatcacttcggccacgctttgacgcgactaagaagtacattaacgcacggatggaacctcatcaaaacgtgcgtgatcatgttctcctcatgtccagttatttccaagaagcccaggatcatggtgctgaaatggacagtgctactcaagtaagtcttatcttgaacagcctgactccagcatttctaccatacacatcaaattatgtcatgaataagaaggaaattgactttcatgaattagtcaatgaccttcaaacttatgaaaatttgattggaggacccaagaagaaagggagtaaacctcatcctggtaatggtaatgggacgatgaaacctgaagcaaatgtcgcctctgcttcaaagcccaaatcgaagaagaagtggaagaacaccaagaagcgaacaaaagtcatgaaaaagactgctccttctggtgatgctacacttaaaggaaagtgtttccactgcaatgaaaaaggccattggaaaccccaatgtcctaaacttcttgcaaagaaacaaggtatttcctttcataaactttaagagttttagtgaattattatccaattggatttataattctggactaactttgtttatatgttttcttcttcttataggccaagctacttgaactcaattgagttggatcagcaagctggaccaagggtgaaatcgtccagatgaagatgaagctcttcaatttattttttgaattaattgttttagtttaaagacaatttggatttcaaattttagttagggatatttatccctgtttctctcatattgttgcaattttttttattaataaagttttattttttttcgaaattccctattgcaatttatgagattgagcttcatttaattctatcttcatcaattattaccacattatatttatatgtttgtatgtgtaagtgtttttattattgatgcaaattctataatatttacaactcttcatagagttatattatataaacactagaaattatttctatgtttatcaataattgttcattctcatacaattattaagaatttgtttaataaaaggatcttatgatctgataggggtggagaaaagttaagaaaactatgcagttcaacgatcttttatatctaatgaactctggatagtattcaactccacataaactctatcacacttagagaatcatgatctttacaacctttaggggtggatcataatctctatatacttaggggtggaggttatccatagtaccctatatgtatattcttaggggtggagtctattccacaattccctatgaaacacatatcttgtttaaacatagaagtaatataatgagtcagctattgtcaatataaattcttgatcttgattgtatgttccatttcaattttactgttgtaagtaagagTTTggtacctttgaaagttctttgttaaagtttcacactaccttaattgagtgggagaattttaaagttctatacccatcttcattaggttgataattgtgataggtacttaagaacactactgaaaagcaaatctaaccattcacatggataggtatagcttatcgtaattatgagaataagataaagaactctagctcaccattcaaatgacttgaacatagaattcttaatcctcataaaatttgatggtatcttaattttgattactttatctctcggcatgtatttttcacttcaaatactagtctccatgttgatgacttagtcttaacttaaagtttcgtactaatacaaaagtcacaactaggtaactctccaaacaatcgtaggttaaaagtattatttaaccggacatccgctattgagtgggagctatctcgagatgtaatcaaatagggaacattagaagatattcaagaaggatttatgaaagtgatctatatgtcgtATATTAAGGAACCGTGTATCGCTTGTCCttgtatcacaccatctaatttcgaaattcttaagatggtgcttactttgggggtggaggaattattgtataataattcaagctctacgagaagaactataacttggtctattcgaaaataccgtAAAGTTATATCaccgaagaaaagtctacactgtattatctcaattacatattttaaaatatgagagatatgtcttctgttaattcgtatgtacttttaaaacaagaaagatttcaaatatcccttgatgagtaaagcatatagtaaaggatgtttcataagagtatttatgaactagtttccgaagtttgggtggattcaaatatactacacttgatccgaagatcaagacatcgattgacctatttgcgcttgttttatattagtgcaagtgggagtttgttaggttttatgccctaaataaaactctttacaatccgattagttatcaatataagaaatttgaagtgattgatgtttgcatgaattttacatgctaatggtttaatatgtttaatatgtttattacattcatacacacaaaatcgctAAATCCAgattatatgtttattcacgattacggtatcgtcaacacaaggaatgtgattgtgatcatatgaatcaaaagttttggtccccgtTTCATcgttgttattggatttacactaatgtgataatcgccgatgatgtgtacttacacttggagtaagtgttatgttctttccagacattagtaaagtatactagtttcgaatgtatggagtatacattggatcggaccgatattgcaactaagttaagatattacaaacttaccgttatacatatctttccaagtcaatatcggtagttgatcttaagattgaaaagaatctaaatcccgatatgcttgggctcaactcgggagtgctattcatgttctttgatttattagttaagcctacttttgggtcgtggtgatacgtatattttgggaacatgatagtatgattgagtgggagtgccgaacataaatatggaatctatagcttctaccggtgtat
Encoded here:
- the LOC133035457 gene encoding uncharacterized protein LOC133035457, yielding MEPHQNVRDHVLLMSSYFQEAQDHGAEMDSATQVSLILNSLTPAFLPYTSNYVMNKKEIDFHELVNDLQTYENLIGGPKKKGSKPHPGNGNGTMKPEANVASASKPKSKKKWKNTKKRTKVMKKTAPSGDATLKGKCFHCNEKGHWKPQCPKLLAKKQGQAT